A genome region from Arachis duranensis cultivar V14167 chromosome 8, aradu.V14167.gnm2.J7QH, whole genome shotgun sequence includes the following:
- the LOC107462024 gene encoding uncharacterized protein At5g41620 produces MSSCHTSNLKQKNNHNNSIIRKRACSFSSTTNSSSSSSLVGRCPFKRAILVRKTRKSRSPSMAAHLLHGVPSKERELYVSARKLAATLWEINDLPPSRVEKELESEPIKAIKDKSVALLRSGLLKPRISDPSYTHFYEGIERLENKKCKRRVSASSHQFHLANYFLEGMDDAHSTLNFIEEGKQIRNKKNCGKCRVGFKNPMKEARNGISTCKKLLKVLNDMCIQEQQSSSIPLILAMRSELDRVRNQIDQLIQDQGSNQNDMECLMKNFAEEKAAWRRRERERIRESITSIAQDLEVEKKLRRQTEKLNKKIAREMAGAKASYLKVSKDLEREKRAKEILQQVCDELAKGIGEDREQVEKLKRESAKVRQEVEKEREMLQLADILREERVQMKLSEAKYQFEEKNALLENLRNELEGFIRTKEEENGDVDVNPELKRFKDLESYLNTSCWEFQNPVKDYNGLDDGDDSDLQSIELNMDNDNKSYKWSYACENDAQERVSVEKERGRRSISEKIQWGSICFNKGSSSCKKRDIVTINIQGSSDQCNGEKSTEFLYGAERQDDYDDEEEENEGNMPITSLRDCLSCVSPAKGRVQPLNLQCINGEAEGHNLKQEVAGRNFMC; encoded by the exons ATGTCTTCGTGCCACACAAGTAATCTCAAACAGAAGAATAACCACAACAACAGTATCATCAGGAAGCGAGCCTGTTCTTTCTCCTCTAccaccaactcttcttcttcctcctctttggTGGGAAGGTGCCCTTTCAAGAGAGCTATTTTGGTTAGGAAAACCAGGAAATCAAGGTCACCTTCTATGGCGGCGCATCTTCTTCATGGGGTACCCTCTAAAGAGAGGGAGCTGTATGTGTCTGCAAGGAAACTCGCTGCTACTCTATGGGAAATCAATGATTTGCCTCCTTCAAGGGTGGAGAAGGAGCTTGAGTCAGAGCCAATCAAAGCCATAAAAGATAAAAGTGTTGCCTTATTGAGATCAGGATTATTGAAGCCACGTATCTCAGATCCATCATATACTCATTTCTATGAG GGAATTGAAAGGTTGGAAAATAAGAAATGCAAAAGAAGAGTTTCAGCCTCATCTCATCAATTTCACTTGGCTAATTACTTCTTGGAGGGCATGGATGATGCTCATTCTACTCTCAATTTCATTGAG GAGGGGAAGCAGATAAGAAACAAGAAGAATTGTGGTAAATGCAGGGTTGGATTCAAGAACCCTATGAAGGAAGCTAGAAATGGAATATCTACATGCAAGAAGCTGCTAAAGGTATTGAATGATATGTGCATTCAAGAGCAGCAGTCATCAAGCATACCCCTCATCTTGGCAATGCGCAGTGAGCTTGATCGCGTGCGCAACCAAATCGATCAACTGATCCAAGATCAGGGCTCAAACCAGAATGACATGGAGTGTCTCATGAAGAATTTTGCAGAAGAGAAGGCTGCTTGGAGGAGAAGAGAACGAGAAAGGATTCGCGAATCAATAACAAGTATAGCACAAGATCTTGAGGTGGAGAAGAAGTTAAGAAGGCAAACAGAGAAGTTAAACAAGAAGATTGCCAGAGAAATGGCTGGTGCAAAAGCCTCCTACTTAAAAGTTTCCAAAGATCTTGAAAGGGAGAAAAGGGCTAAAGAGATTTTGCAGCAAGTTTGTGATGAACTAGCCAAAGGCATTGGGGAGGACAGAGAGCAGGTAGAGAAGCTCAAGAGGGAATCAGCTAAAGTCCGCCAAGAGGTTGAAAAGGAGAGGGAGATGCTTCAGCTAGCCGATATTTTGCGCGAGGAGAGAGTTCAGATGAAGCTCTCAGAGGCTAAGTATCAATTTGAGGAGAAAAATGCTCTGTTGGAAAATCTGAGAAATGAGCTTGAGGGATTCATCAGgactaaagaagaagaaaatggtgaTGTTGATGTTAATCCTGAGTTGAAAAGATTCAAGGATCTTGAGTCTTATTTAAACACATCATGCTGGGAATTCCAAAATCCAGTGAAAGACTATAATGGTTTAGATGATGGAGATGATAGTGATCTTCAGTCCATAGAATTGAACATGGACAATGATAATAAGAGCTACAAGTGGAGTTATGCTTGTGAAAATGATGCTCAAGAAAGAGTTtcagttgaaaaagaaagagggaGGAGATCTATCTCTGAGAAAATTCAGTGGGGAAGTATTTGCTTCAACAAGGGTAGTTCTAGTTGTAAGAAGAGGGACATCGTTACTATAAACATTCAGGGAAGTTCTGATCAGTGTAATGGAGAAAAGTCAACTGAATTTCTATATGGAGCTGAGAGACAagatgattatgatgatgaggaggaagaAAATGAGGGCAATATGCCAATCACGAGTCTTAGAGATTGTTTATCATGTGTTAGTCCTGCTAAAGGAAGAGTTCAACCATTGAATTTGCAGTGTATTAATGGTGAAGCTGAGGGACACAATCTGAAGCAAGAAGTTGCTGGAAGAAACTTCATGTGTTAA